One segment of Meriones unguiculatus strain TT.TT164.6M chromosome 3, Bangor_MerUng_6.1, whole genome shotgun sequence DNA contains the following:
- the Prdm2 gene encoding PR domain zinc finger protein 2 isoform X3, which produces MWEVYYPNLGWMCIDATDPEKGNWLRYVNWACSGEEQNLFPLEINRAIYYKTLKPIAPGEELLVWYNGEDNPEIAAAIEEERASARSKRSSPKSRRGKKKSQENKNKSIRTQATQLKASEPDSPFANMRGSAEGPKEEDERPLASAPEQPALLPEVVSQDAVPQVAIPLPACEPQPEPDGKQEVTDCEINDLEEEEEEDEDEELEEEEEEELEEDGEEEADISNESSVKEPEIRCEEKPEDLLEEPQSISNETSEDSPDVIPLLHIPRTREEANGDVFETFMFPCQHCERKFATKQGLERHMHIHMSTINHAFKCKYCGKAFGTQINRRRHERRHEAGLKRKPSVTLQPSEDPDDGKGENIISKDDLSPPQLAQDSLILNSEKSSQDIVNSSFMEENGEVKELHPCKYCKKVFGTHTNMRRHQRRVHERHLIPKGVRRKGGLLEEPQPPAEQPPPSQNVYVPSTEPEEEGETDDVYIMDISSNISENLNYYIDGKIQTNNSTSNCDVIEMESNSAHLYGIDCLLTPVTVEITQNIKNTQISITDDLPKESPSSTNCESKKRRTASPPVLPKIKAEAESDPTAPSCSLSLPLSISTTEVVSFHKEKGVYLSSKLKQLLQTQDKLTPAGISAAEIPKLGPVCVSAPASMLPVTSSRFKRRTSSPPSSPQHSPALRDFGKPSDGKAAWTDTVLTSKKPKLESRSDSPAWSLSGRDERESGSPPCFEEYKITKEWAASSTFGNVCNQQPLDLSSGVKQKSEGTGKTPVPWESVLDLSVHKKPCDSESKEFKENHLTQPSCGTAKKKKPTTCMLQKVLLNEYNGVSLPTETTAEVTRSPSPCKSLDTQPDPEFGPDLSCSAPAVESPPEVVNPSSPPLQTASLSSGQLPPLLVPTEPCSPPPCPPVLTVATPPPPLLPNVPLPTPSSDASPQQCPSPFSNATAQSPLPILSPTVSPSPSPIPPVEPLMSAASPGPPTLSSSSSSSSSSFSSSSCSSTSPSPPPLSAVSSVVSSGDNLEASLPAITFKQEESENEGLKPKDEALPAGEQSVVQETFSKNFVCNVCESPFLSIKDLTKHLSVHAEEWPFKCEFCVQLFKGKTDLSEHRFLLHGVGNIFVCSVCKKEFAFLCNLQQHQRDLHPDEVCTHHEFESGTLRPQNFTDPSKAHVELMQSLPEEPSETSRDEELNDSSEELYTTIKIMASGIKTKDPDVRLGLNQHYPSFKPPPFQYHHRNPMGIGVTATNFTTHNIPQTFTTAIRCTKCGKGVDNMPELHKHILACASASDKKRYTPKKNPVPLKQTVQPKNGVVVLDNSGKNAFRRMGQPKRLSFNVELSKMSPNKLKLSALKKKNQLVQKAILQKNRSAKQRADLKDTSEASSHICPYCDREFTYIGSLNKHAAFSCPKKPLSPSKRKVSHSSKKGSHASPASSDRNNSSNPRRRTADAEIKMQSTQAPLGKTRARSSGPAQPSLPSSSFRSRQNVKFAASVKSKKASSSSLRNSSPIRMAKITHVEGKKSKAVAKSHAAQLSSKSSRSLQVRVQKSKAVLQSKTALASKKRTDRFIVKSRERSGGPITRSLQLAAAADLSESRREDSSARHELKDFSYSLRLASRCASSTAPYITRQCRKVKAAAANQFQGPFFKE; this is translated from the exons GGaagaagaaatcacaagagaataaaaacaaaagcatcagAACCCAGGCCACACAGCTGAAAGCAAGTGAACCAGACTCTCCCTTTGCCAACATGAGAGGCTCTGCAGAAG GTCCTAAAGAAGAGGACGAGAGGCCTTTGGCTTCTGCACCTGAGCAGCCAGCCCTTCTGCCAGAGGTGGTCAGCCAGGATGCAGTTCCACAGGTGGCCATCCCTCTTCCAGCCTGCgagccacagccagagccagatGGGAAGCAAGAAGTTACAGACTGTGAGATCAATGatttggaggaagaggaagaggaggatgaggatgaggagttggaagaggaagaggaagaggagttggaagaagatggagaggaagaagcTGACATATCTAACGAAAGCTCTGTGAAAGAGCCAGAAATACGGTGTGAAGAAAAGCCGGAGGATTTATTAGAAGAACCACAGAGTATTTCAAATGAAACTTCTGAAGACTCTCCAGACGTGATCCCTCTTCTCCACATCCCCAGAACTAGAGAGGAGGCCAATGGTGATGTGTTTGAAACATTTATGTTTCCATGTCAACattgtgaaagaaaatttgcaacCAAGCAGGGGCTTGAACGTCACATGCATATCCACATGTCTACAATCAATCATGCTTTCAAGTGCAAGTACTGTGGGAAAGCGTTTGGCACACAGATTAACAGGAGGCGGCATGAGCGTCGCCACGAAGCAGGGTTAAAGAGGAAGCCCAGCGTGACACTACAGCCCTCAGAGGATCCAGATGATGGCAAGGGAGAAAACATCATTTCTAAAGATGACTTGAGTCCACCTCAGCTTGCGCAAGACTCTTTGATattgaactcagagaaatcctcacaggacATAGTAAATTCATCTTTCATGGAAGAGAATGGTGAAGTTAAAGAACTTCATCCATGCAAGTACTGCAAAAAGGTATTTGGAACGCACACCAATATGAGACGACATCAGCGCAGAGTTCACGAACGCCACCTGATTCCCAAAGGCGTCCGGCGAAAAGGAGGACTCTTAGAAGAGCCGCAGCCACCAGCAGAGCAGCCCCCACCCTCCCAGAATGTCTATGTACCAAGCACAGAgccagaggaggaaggggaaacggATGATGTGTATATCATGGACATTTCGAGCAACATCTCTGAAAACCTAAATTACTATATTGACGGTAAGATTCAGACCAACAACAGCACTAGTAATTGTGATGTGATTGAGATGGAGTCTAATTCTGCACACTTGTATGGCATAGATTGCCTGCTTACTCCGGTAACTGTGGAGATTACTCAAAATATAAAGAACACCCAGATCTCTATAACAGACGATCTTCCTAAGGAGTCTCCCAGCAGCACAAATTGTGAATCCAAGAAACGGAGGACTGCCAGTCCGCCTGTGCTCCCCAAAATTAAAGCTGAGGCAGAGTCTGACCCCACGGCACCCTCATGTTCTTTAAGTCTACCTCTGAGCATATCAACAACAGAGGTGGTATCTTTCCATAAAGAGAAAGGTGTCTATTTGTCTTCAAAACTCAAGCAGCTTCTTCAGACCCAGGACAAGCTGACTCCTGCAGGGATCTCAGCAGCCGAAATTCCTAAGTTAGgccctgtgtgtgtttctgctcccGCATCCATGTTACCTGTGACCTCTAGTAGGTTTAAGAGGCGCACCAGCTCTCCGCCCAGCTCTCCACAGCACAGCCCTGCCCTGCGAGATTTTGGGAAACCAAGTGATGGGAAAGCAGCATGGACAGACACAGTTCTGACTTCCAAGAAACCCAAGTTAGAAAGTCGTAGTGACTCACCAGCCTGGAGTTTGTctgggagagatgagagagagagtggaagccCTCCTTGCTTTGAAGAatacaaaataacaaaagaatgGGCAGCCAGTTCCACTTTCGGCAATGTGTGCAACCAACAGCCATTGGATTTATCCAGTGGGGTCAAACAGAAGTCAGAGGGCACAGGCAAGACTCCAGTCCCTTGGGAATCTGTACTGGATCTCAGTGTGCATAAAAAGCCTTGTGATTCTGAAAGCAAGGAATTCAAAGAGAACCATTTGACACAGCCATCCTGTGGTACTGCAAAGAAGAAAAAACCAACCACCTGCATGTTGCAAAAGGTTCTTCTCAATGAGTACAATGGTGTTAGCTTACCTACAGAAACCACAGCAGAGGTGACCAGGAGCCCAAGTCCCTGTAAATCCTTAGATACGCAGCCAGATCCTGAATTTGGTCCTGACTTGAGTTGCTCAGCCCCTGCTGTTGAGTCCCCACCTGAAGTTGTTAACCCTTCATCACCCCCTCTCCAGACAGCCTCCCTGTCTTCGGGTCAGCTGCCTCCTCTCTTGGTCCCTACAGAGCCTTGTTCTCCTCCCCCTTGCCCTCCTGTGTTAACTGTTGCCACTCCACCACCTCCCCTCCTTCCAAAtgtccctctccccaccccctcttctgATGCCTCTCCTCAGCAGTGCCCCTCTCCGTTCTCAAATGCCACTGCCCAGTCTCCCCTTCCAATTCTCTCCCCAACAGTGTCCCCCTCACCCTCTCCCATTCCTCCTGTAGAGCCACTCATGTCTGCTGCTTCCCCTGGTCCTCCAacactttcttcctcttcctcctcttcctcttcttccttctcttcctcttcatgCTCCTCCACATCCCCGTCACCACCCCCTCTCTCAGCAGTGTCATCTGTGGTTTCCTCTGGGGACAACCTGGAAGCATCTCTCCCCGCAATAACTTTCAAGCAGGAGGAGTCAGAGAATGAAGGTCTGAAACCCAAGGACGAGGCCCTTCCTGCAGGTGAACAGAGTGTGGTCCAGGAAACATTCAGCAAAAACTTTGTTTGCAATGTCTGTGAATCACCTTTTCTTTCCATTAAAGATCTAACCAAACATTTATCTGTTCATGCTGAAGAATGGCCCTTCAAGTGTGAGTTTTGTGTGCAGCTTTTTAAGGGTAAGACTGATCTGTCAGAGCATCGATTTCTGCTTCATGGAGTCggaaatatttttgtgtgttctgTATGTAAAAAAGAATTTGCCTTCTTGTGCAATTTACAGCAGCACCAGCGTGATCTCCACCCAGATGAGGTGTGCACACACCACGAGTTTGAAAGTGGAACCTTGAGGCCCCAAAACTTCACAGACCCCAGCAAGGCCCATGTGGAGCTTATGCAGAGTCTGCCAGAAGAGCCTTCAGAAACTTCTAGAGATGAGGAGTTAAATGATTCCTCTGAAGAGCTTTACACAACCATCAAAATAATGGCATCTGGAATAAAGACAAAAGATCCAGATGTTCGTCTCGGTCTCAATCAGCACTACCCGAGCTTTAAACCACCCCCATTTCAGTACCACCATCGAAACCCCATGGGGATTGGGGTGACAGCCACAAACTTCACCACGCACAATATTCCACAGACTTTCACTACTGCCATTCGCTGTACAAAGTGTGGAAAGGGTGTTGATAATATGCCCGAGCTGCATAAACATATCTTGGCGTGTGCATCTGCAAGTGACAAGAAGAGGTACACCCCTAAGAAAAACCCAGTGCCCCTGAAACAAACTGTGCAACCCAAAAACGGAGTGGTAGTTTTAGACAACTCTGGGAAAAATGCCTTCAGACGGATGGGGCAGCCCAAGAGACTGAGCTTCAATGTTGAGCTCAGCAAAATGTCTCCAAATAAGCTCAAGCTAAGcgcattaaagaaaaaaaaccagcTGGTGCAGAAAGCGATCCTTCAGAAGAACAGATCTGCAAAGCAGAGGGCAGACCTGAAGGACACTTCCGAGGCATCTTCTCACATCTGTCCTTACTGTGACAGGGAGTTCACATACATCGGCAGCCTGAATAAGCATGCCGCTTTCAGCTGTCCTAAAAAACCCCTTTCTCCTTCCAAAAGAAAAGTGTCCCATTCATCTAAGAAAGGTAGCCATGCTTCACCTGCTAGCAGTGACAGGAACAATAGCAGTAATCCCCGGAGGCGGACTGCAGATGCAGAGATTAAGATGCAGAGCACACAGGCACCCTTGGGTAAGACCAGAGCTCGGAGCTCAGGCCCTGCCCAACCCTCACTGCCTTCATCATCCTTCAGATCCAGACAGAATGTCAAATTTGCAGCTTCGGTCAAATCCAAAAAAGCAAGCTCTTCATCTTTGAGGAATTCCAGTCCTATAAGAATGGCCAAAATTACTCATGTAGAGGGCAAAAAATCCAAAGCTGTTGCCAAGAGTCATGCTGCTCAGCTCTCAAGCAAATCATCCCGAAGTCTGCAAGTGAGAGTGCAGAAGAGCAaggctgttctacaaagcaagactgCTCTGGCCAGTAAGAAAAGAACAGACCGGTTCATAGTAAAATCTAGAGAGCGGAGTGGGGGCCCAATCACCAGAAGCCTTCAGCTGGCAGCTGCTGCGGACCTgagtgagagcaggagagaggacagcAGTGCCAGGCATGAGCTGAAGGACTTCAG
- the Prdm2 gene encoding PR domain zinc finger protein 2 isoform X4: MRGSAEGPKEEDERPLASAPEQPALLPEVVSQDAVPQVAIPLPACEPQPEPDGKQEVTDCEINDLEEEEEEDEDEELEEEEEEELEEDGEEEADISNESSVKEPEIRCEEKPEDLLEEPQSISNETSEDSPDVIPLLHIPRTREEANGDVFETFMFPCQHCERKFATKQGLERHMHIHMSTINHAFKCKYCGKAFGTQINRRRHERRHEAGLKRKPSVTLQPSEDPDDGKGENIISKDDLSPPQLAQDSLILNSEKSSQDIVNSSFMEENGEVKELHPCKYCKKVFGTHTNMRRHQRRVHERHLIPKGVRRKGGLLEEPQPPAEQPPPSQNVYVPSTEPEEEGETDDVYIMDISSNISENLNYYIDGKIQTNNSTSNCDVIEMESNSAHLYGIDCLLTPVTVEITQNIKNTQISITDDLPKESPSSTNCESKKRRTASPPVLPKIKAEAESDPTAPSCSLSLPLSISTTEVVSFHKEKGVYLSSKLKQLLQTQDKLTPAGISAAEIPKLGPVCVSAPASMLPVTSSRFKRRTSSPPSSPQHSPALRDFGKPSDGKAAWTDTVLTSKKPKLESRSDSPAWSLSGRDERESGSPPCFEEYKITKEWAASSTFGNVCNQQPLDLSSGVKQKSEGTGKTPVPWESVLDLSVHKKPCDSESKEFKENHLTQPSCGTAKKKKPTTCMLQKVLLNEYNGVSLPTETTAEVTRSPSPCKSLDTQPDPEFGPDLSCSAPAVESPPEVVNPSSPPLQTASLSSGQLPPLLVPTEPCSPPPCPPVLTVATPPPPLLPNVPLPTPSSDASPQQCPSPFSNATAQSPLPILSPTVSPSPSPIPPVEPLMSAASPGPPTLSSSSSSSSSSFSSSSCSSTSPSPPPLSAVSSVVSSGDNLEASLPAITFKQEESENEGLKPKDEALPAGEQSVVQETFSKNFVCNVCESPFLSIKDLTKHLSVHAEEWPFKCEFCVQLFKGKTDLSEHRFLLHGVGNIFVCSVCKKEFAFLCNLQQHQRDLHPDEVCTHHEFESGTLRPQNFTDPSKAHVELMQSLPEEPSETSRDEELNDSSEELYTTIKIMASGIKTKDPDVRLGLNQHYPSFKPPPFQYHHRNPMGIGVTATNFTTHNIPQTFTTAIRCTKCGKGVDNMPELHKHILACASASDKKRYTPKKNPVPLKQTVQPKNGVVVLDNSGKNAFRRMGQPKRLSFNVELSKMSPNKLKLSALKKKNQLVQKAILQKNRSAKQRADLKDTSEASSHICPYCDREFTYIGSLNKHAAFSCPKKPLSPSKRKVSHSSKKGSHASPASSDRNNSSNPRRRTADAEIKMQSTQAPLGKTRARSSGPAQPSLPSSSFRSRQNVKFAASVKSKKASSSSLRNSSPIRMAKITHVEGKKSKAVAKSHAAQLSSKSSRSLQVRVQKSKAVLQSKTALASKKRTDRFIVKSRERSGGPITRSLQLAAAADLSESRREDSSARHELKDFSYSLRLASRCASSTAPYITRQCRKVKAAAANQFQGPFFKE, from the exons ATGAGAGGCTCTGCAGAAG GTCCTAAAGAAGAGGACGAGAGGCCTTTGGCTTCTGCACCTGAGCAGCCAGCCCTTCTGCCAGAGGTGGTCAGCCAGGATGCAGTTCCACAGGTGGCCATCCCTCTTCCAGCCTGCgagccacagccagagccagatGGGAAGCAAGAAGTTACAGACTGTGAGATCAATGatttggaggaagaggaagaggaggatgaggatgaggagttggaagaggaagaggaagaggagttggaagaagatggagaggaagaagcTGACATATCTAACGAAAGCTCTGTGAAAGAGCCAGAAATACGGTGTGAAGAAAAGCCGGAGGATTTATTAGAAGAACCACAGAGTATTTCAAATGAAACTTCTGAAGACTCTCCAGACGTGATCCCTCTTCTCCACATCCCCAGAACTAGAGAGGAGGCCAATGGTGATGTGTTTGAAACATTTATGTTTCCATGTCAACattgtgaaagaaaatttgcaacCAAGCAGGGGCTTGAACGTCACATGCATATCCACATGTCTACAATCAATCATGCTTTCAAGTGCAAGTACTGTGGGAAAGCGTTTGGCACACAGATTAACAGGAGGCGGCATGAGCGTCGCCACGAAGCAGGGTTAAAGAGGAAGCCCAGCGTGACACTACAGCCCTCAGAGGATCCAGATGATGGCAAGGGAGAAAACATCATTTCTAAAGATGACTTGAGTCCACCTCAGCTTGCGCAAGACTCTTTGATattgaactcagagaaatcctcacaggacATAGTAAATTCATCTTTCATGGAAGAGAATGGTGAAGTTAAAGAACTTCATCCATGCAAGTACTGCAAAAAGGTATTTGGAACGCACACCAATATGAGACGACATCAGCGCAGAGTTCACGAACGCCACCTGATTCCCAAAGGCGTCCGGCGAAAAGGAGGACTCTTAGAAGAGCCGCAGCCACCAGCAGAGCAGCCCCCACCCTCCCAGAATGTCTATGTACCAAGCACAGAgccagaggaggaaggggaaacggATGATGTGTATATCATGGACATTTCGAGCAACATCTCTGAAAACCTAAATTACTATATTGACGGTAAGATTCAGACCAACAACAGCACTAGTAATTGTGATGTGATTGAGATGGAGTCTAATTCTGCACACTTGTATGGCATAGATTGCCTGCTTACTCCGGTAACTGTGGAGATTACTCAAAATATAAAGAACACCCAGATCTCTATAACAGACGATCTTCCTAAGGAGTCTCCCAGCAGCACAAATTGTGAATCCAAGAAACGGAGGACTGCCAGTCCGCCTGTGCTCCCCAAAATTAAAGCTGAGGCAGAGTCTGACCCCACGGCACCCTCATGTTCTTTAAGTCTACCTCTGAGCATATCAACAACAGAGGTGGTATCTTTCCATAAAGAGAAAGGTGTCTATTTGTCTTCAAAACTCAAGCAGCTTCTTCAGACCCAGGACAAGCTGACTCCTGCAGGGATCTCAGCAGCCGAAATTCCTAAGTTAGgccctgtgtgtgtttctgctcccGCATCCATGTTACCTGTGACCTCTAGTAGGTTTAAGAGGCGCACCAGCTCTCCGCCCAGCTCTCCACAGCACAGCCCTGCCCTGCGAGATTTTGGGAAACCAAGTGATGGGAAAGCAGCATGGACAGACACAGTTCTGACTTCCAAGAAACCCAAGTTAGAAAGTCGTAGTGACTCACCAGCCTGGAGTTTGTctgggagagatgagagagagagtggaagccCTCCTTGCTTTGAAGAatacaaaataacaaaagaatgGGCAGCCAGTTCCACTTTCGGCAATGTGTGCAACCAACAGCCATTGGATTTATCCAGTGGGGTCAAACAGAAGTCAGAGGGCACAGGCAAGACTCCAGTCCCTTGGGAATCTGTACTGGATCTCAGTGTGCATAAAAAGCCTTGTGATTCTGAAAGCAAGGAATTCAAAGAGAACCATTTGACACAGCCATCCTGTGGTACTGCAAAGAAGAAAAAACCAACCACCTGCATGTTGCAAAAGGTTCTTCTCAATGAGTACAATGGTGTTAGCTTACCTACAGAAACCACAGCAGAGGTGACCAGGAGCCCAAGTCCCTGTAAATCCTTAGATACGCAGCCAGATCCTGAATTTGGTCCTGACTTGAGTTGCTCAGCCCCTGCTGTTGAGTCCCCACCTGAAGTTGTTAACCCTTCATCACCCCCTCTCCAGACAGCCTCCCTGTCTTCGGGTCAGCTGCCTCCTCTCTTGGTCCCTACAGAGCCTTGTTCTCCTCCCCCTTGCCCTCCTGTGTTAACTGTTGCCACTCCACCACCTCCCCTCCTTCCAAAtgtccctctccccaccccctcttctgATGCCTCTCCTCAGCAGTGCCCCTCTCCGTTCTCAAATGCCACTGCCCAGTCTCCCCTTCCAATTCTCTCCCCAACAGTGTCCCCCTCACCCTCTCCCATTCCTCCTGTAGAGCCACTCATGTCTGCTGCTTCCCCTGGTCCTCCAacactttcttcctcttcctcctcttcctcttcttccttctcttcctcttcatgCTCCTCCACATCCCCGTCACCACCCCCTCTCTCAGCAGTGTCATCTGTGGTTTCCTCTGGGGACAACCTGGAAGCATCTCTCCCCGCAATAACTTTCAAGCAGGAGGAGTCAGAGAATGAAGGTCTGAAACCCAAGGACGAGGCCCTTCCTGCAGGTGAACAGAGTGTGGTCCAGGAAACATTCAGCAAAAACTTTGTTTGCAATGTCTGTGAATCACCTTTTCTTTCCATTAAAGATCTAACCAAACATTTATCTGTTCATGCTGAAGAATGGCCCTTCAAGTGTGAGTTTTGTGTGCAGCTTTTTAAGGGTAAGACTGATCTGTCAGAGCATCGATTTCTGCTTCATGGAGTCggaaatatttttgtgtgttctgTATGTAAAAAAGAATTTGCCTTCTTGTGCAATTTACAGCAGCACCAGCGTGATCTCCACCCAGATGAGGTGTGCACACACCACGAGTTTGAAAGTGGAACCTTGAGGCCCCAAAACTTCACAGACCCCAGCAAGGCCCATGTGGAGCTTATGCAGAGTCTGCCAGAAGAGCCTTCAGAAACTTCTAGAGATGAGGAGTTAAATGATTCCTCTGAAGAGCTTTACACAACCATCAAAATAATGGCATCTGGAATAAAGACAAAAGATCCAGATGTTCGTCTCGGTCTCAATCAGCACTACCCGAGCTTTAAACCACCCCCATTTCAGTACCACCATCGAAACCCCATGGGGATTGGGGTGACAGCCACAAACTTCACCACGCACAATATTCCACAGACTTTCACTACTGCCATTCGCTGTACAAAGTGTGGAAAGGGTGTTGATAATATGCCCGAGCTGCATAAACATATCTTGGCGTGTGCATCTGCAAGTGACAAGAAGAGGTACACCCCTAAGAAAAACCCAGTGCCCCTGAAACAAACTGTGCAACCCAAAAACGGAGTGGTAGTTTTAGACAACTCTGGGAAAAATGCCTTCAGACGGATGGGGCAGCCCAAGAGACTGAGCTTCAATGTTGAGCTCAGCAAAATGTCTCCAAATAAGCTCAAGCTAAGcgcattaaagaaaaaaaaccagcTGGTGCAGAAAGCGATCCTTCAGAAGAACAGATCTGCAAAGCAGAGGGCAGACCTGAAGGACACTTCCGAGGCATCTTCTCACATCTGTCCTTACTGTGACAGGGAGTTCACATACATCGGCAGCCTGAATAAGCATGCCGCTTTCAGCTGTCCTAAAAAACCCCTTTCTCCTTCCAAAAGAAAAGTGTCCCATTCATCTAAGAAAGGTAGCCATGCTTCACCTGCTAGCAGTGACAGGAACAATAGCAGTAATCCCCGGAGGCGGACTGCAGATGCAGAGATTAAGATGCAGAGCACACAGGCACCCTTGGGTAAGACCAGAGCTCGGAGCTCAGGCCCTGCCCAACCCTCACTGCCTTCATCATCCTTCAGATCCAGACAGAATGTCAAATTTGCAGCTTCGGTCAAATCCAAAAAAGCAAGCTCTTCATCTTTGAGGAATTCCAGTCCTATAAGAATGGCCAAAATTACTCATGTAGAGGGCAAAAAATCCAAAGCTGTTGCCAAGAGTCATGCTGCTCAGCTCTCAAGCAAATCATCCCGAAGTCTGCAAGTGAGAGTGCAGAAGAGCAaggctgttctacaaagcaagactgCTCTGGCCAGTAAGAAAAGAACAGACCGGTTCATAGTAAAATCTAGAGAGCGGAGTGGGGGCCCAATCACCAGAAGCCTTCAGCTGGCAGCTGCTGCGGACCTgagtgagagcaggagagaggacagcAGTGCCAGGCATGAGCTGAAGGACTTCAG